A single region of the Halorussus gelatinilyticus genome encodes:
- a CDS encoding acyl-CoA thioesterase: MPTLSDTQIRNRYRVQPNDANNYETLHGGELMKWMDELGAMSAMRFAGETCVTAGVDDLSFHRPVPVGNIALIEAYVYAAGKTSVKVRLRAWREDPRTGDAERTTGSTFTFVALGEEGTPVPVPELTVETEEERELREHARDAES, encoded by the coding sequence ATGCCGACGCTCTCGGACACTCAGATTCGGAACCGTTACCGCGTCCAGCCCAACGACGCCAACAATTACGAGACGCTCCACGGCGGCGAGTTGATGAAGTGGATGGACGAACTCGGCGCGATGTCCGCGATGCGCTTCGCGGGCGAGACCTGCGTTACAGCCGGCGTGGACGACCTCTCGTTTCACCGGCCGGTCCCGGTCGGGAACATCGCGCTCATCGAGGCCTACGTCTACGCCGCCGGGAAGACCAGCGTCAAGGTCCGCCTCCGGGCGTGGCGCGAGGACCCCCGGACCGGCGACGCCGAGCGCACCACCGGTTCGACGTTCACCTTCGTCGCGCTCGGCGAGGAGGGCACGCCGGTTCCGGTCCCCGAACTCACCGTCGAGACGGAAGAAGAGCGAGAACTCCGGGAGCACGCCCGCGACGCCGAGAGCTAG
- the eif1A gene encoding translation initiation factor eIF-1A, whose amino-acid sequence MSDNDGGRRKNLRMPDDDEVFATVTNMLGANRVKVRCADGTERTARIPGKMQKRIWIREDDVVLVEPWDWQDEKADIKWRYDKQEADQLRDEGHIQ is encoded by the coding sequence ATGAGCGACAACGACGGCGGACGGCGGAAGAACCTCCGCATGCCCGACGACGACGAGGTCTTCGCCACCGTCACGAACATGCTCGGAGCGAATCGTGTGAAAGTACGTTGCGCCGACGGGACCGAGCGCACCGCTCGGATTCCGGGCAAGATGCAAAAGCGCATCTGGATTCGAGAGGACGACGTGGTGCTGGTCGAACCGTGGGACTGGCAGGACGAGAAGGCCGACATCAAGTGGCGCTACGACAAGCAGGAAGCCGACCAGTTGCGCGACGAAGGCCACATTCAATAA
- a CDS encoding tyrosine--tRNA ligase yields MDAYELISRNVEEVVTDEEVEALAEDPEGKRVYVGYEPSGVLHIGHMLAANKLIDLQEAGMEVVILLADVHAYLNDKGTFEEIEETAEKMRKQFLAYGLDEDKTEFVYGSDYQLDDDYVLDLHKLELDTTLNRAQRAMAEIQGGETAKVSHVVYPLMQALDIEYLDLDLAVGGLDQRKVHMLMREELPEIGYDARPCLHTPIIADLGTGEGKMSSSSGVTISMEDSTEDIEEKVNSAFCPPTREPEGDLENPVLEIFQYHVFPRFETVVVERPDEYGGNLEYDDYEALAEDLESGELHPADAKGALATYLDELIAPGREKLRELEE; encoded by the coding sequence ATGGACGCCTACGAGTTGATTTCGAGGAACGTCGAGGAGGTCGTGACCGACGAGGAGGTCGAAGCGCTCGCCGAGGACCCCGAAGGCAAGCGCGTCTACGTCGGCTACGAGCCCTCCGGCGTGCTTCACATCGGGCACATGCTCGCGGCGAACAAGCTCATCGACCTGCAGGAGGCGGGCATGGAGGTCGTCATCCTGCTGGCCGACGTACACGCCTACCTCAACGACAAGGGCACCTTCGAGGAGATAGAGGAGACCGCCGAGAAGATGCGCAAGCAGTTCCTCGCCTACGGGCTGGACGAGGACAAGACCGAGTTCGTCTACGGTTCCGACTACCAGTTGGACGACGATTACGTGCTGGACCTTCACAAGCTGGAACTCGACACGACGCTCAACCGGGCCCAGCGCGCCATGGCCGAGATTCAGGGCGGCGAGACCGCGAAGGTCAGCCACGTCGTCTACCCCCTGATGCAGGCGCTGGACATCGAGTACCTCGACCTCGACTTGGCGGTCGGCGGACTGGACCAGCGCAAGGTCCACATGCTGATGCGCGAGGAGTTGCCCGAAATCGGGTACGACGCTCGGCCCTGTCTCCACACGCCCATCATCGCGGACCTCGGCACGGGCGAAGGCAAGATGTCCAGTAGCTCGGGCGTCACCATCTCGATGGAGGACAGCACGGAAGACATCGAGGAGAAGGTCAACTCGGCGTTCTGCCCGCCGACCCGCGAACCGGAGGGCGACCTCGAAAACCCGGTGCTCGAAATATTCCAGTACCACGTCTTCCCGCGCTTCGAGACGGTCGTCGTGGAGCGCCCCGACGAGTACGGCGGGAACCTGGAGTACGACGACTACGAGGCGCTGGCCGAGGACTTGGAGAGCGGCGAGTTGCATCCCGCCGACGCGAAGGGCGCGCTGGCGACGTACTTGGACGAGTTGATCGCGCCGGGCCGCGAGAAGTTGCGGGAACTCGAAGAGTAG
- a CDS encoding DUF460 domain-containing protein yields MNARTSALDTLVFGVDVQSGDVRGDAPSYALVAFDGENIDRDVVSHRKLRRLVDREEPALVATDNMYELAADKDALVHFLRELPDGTRLVQVTGAERPEPLSRVASRHGVPYGKKPMKEAEAAARLAAGNVGYEVSAFTNTTEIKVSRGRSTGKGGWSEDRFTRRIHGSVKTKTREVESDLDAAGLDYERDVTEKYGGFSNAVFEVEGRPEDIPVSNERSGDVRVEVERQRRDGIEFEPLAKRRDHVLVGIDPGTTTAVAVADLDGNLLDVLSTRTAGTADVIEWIIERGRPVVVAADVEPMPETVEKIRRSFDAEGWIPASDLPVDEKQHRTRDHDYDNDHERDAMAAALYAFDDHEDQFARIAEKVPPRMDRGEVTARVVAGEDSVETALAALSDDEENEEEETEHTERELTDDEKRIKQLESQVERLEAHVEELNDTIESKEGRIGQLKGDLEAARSEERKEVRERREVSRLERENERLERQLDQKDERIEELEGKLARLKELWKLDHSNFSDVSEKKAGLTPVKPVSKFTKDAIAEAHESFGLATGDVVYLRDASGAGRSTAERLAEVEPKVVLTGDGGLSDVADEVLFENEIPVGPADDVTIQEVDELAVTREREVETVIEDWEARAEERRKEQKAEQLDRLISEHRADRKYDSRSEASGQSP; encoded by the coding sequence GTGAACGCCCGCACGAGTGCCCTCGACACGCTCGTCTTCGGCGTGGACGTCCAGAGCGGGGACGTCCGCGGCGACGCACCCTCCTACGCGCTCGTCGCGTTCGACGGGGAGAACATCGACCGCGACGTGGTGTCACACCGCAAGCTCCGCCGACTCGTGGACCGCGAGGAACCCGCCCTCGTGGCGACCGACAACATGTACGAGTTGGCCGCCGACAAGGACGCGCTGGTCCACTTCCTGCGCGAACTTCCCGACGGGACTCGGCTGGTGCAGGTCACCGGAGCGGAGCGGCCCGAACCCCTCTCGCGAGTCGCCTCGCGCCACGGCGTCCCCTACGGCAAGAAGCCGATGAAGGAGGCCGAGGCCGCCGCGCGACTCGCGGCCGGGAACGTCGGCTACGAGGTCTCTGCCTTCACGAATACCACGGAGATAAAGGTCTCGCGGGGGCGCTCGACCGGGAAGGGCGGGTGGAGCGAGGACCGCTTCACCCGCCGCATCCACGGGTCGGTCAAGACCAAGACGCGGGAAGTCGAGAGCGACCTCGACGCCGCCGGTCTCGACTACGAGCGCGACGTGACCGAGAAGTACGGCGGGTTCTCGAACGCCGTCTTCGAGGTCGAGGGCAGACCCGAGGACATCCCGGTGTCGAACGAGCGCTCCGGTGACGTGCGCGTCGAGGTCGAGCGCCAGCGCCGGGACGGCATCGAGTTCGAACCGCTCGCCAAGCGCCGCGACCACGTGCTGGTGGGCATCGATCCCGGCACGACGACCGCGGTCGCCGTGGCGGACTTGGACGGCAACCTACTCGACGTACTGAGTACTCGGACCGCGGGCACCGCCGACGTCATCGAGTGGATAATCGAGCGCGGGCGGCCGGTCGTCGTCGCCGCCGACGTGGAGCCGATGCCCGAGACCGTCGAGAAGATACGCCGGAGCTTCGACGCCGAGGGGTGGATTCCCGCCTCGGACCTCCCGGTGGACGAGAAGCAACACCGGACCCGCGACCACGACTACGACAACGACCACGAGCGCGACGCGATGGCGGCCGCGCTCTACGCCTTCGACGACCACGAAGACCAGTTCGCCCGCATCGCCGAGAAGGTGCCCCCGCGGATGGACCGGGGCGAGGTGACCGCCCGCGTGGTCGCCGGCGAGGACTCCGTGGAGACCGCGCTGGCCGCGCTCTCGGACGACGAGGAGAACGAAGAAGAAGAGACCGAACACACCGAGCGCGAACTGACCGACGACGAGAAGCGCATCAAGCAGTTGGAGTCGCAGGTCGAGCGCCTCGAAGCCCACGTCGAGGAGCTGAACGACACCATCGAGAGCAAGGAGGGTCGCATCGGGCAGCTGAAAGGCGACCTCGAAGCCGCCAGAAGCGAGGAGCGAAAGGAGGTCCGCGAGCGCCGCGAGGTCTCGCGGCTCGAACGCGAGAACGAGCGACTGGAGCGACAACTCGACCAGAAGGACGAGCGAATCGAGGAGTTGGAGGGCAAACTCGCGCGACTCAAGGAACTCTGGAAGCTCGACCACTCGAACTTCAGCGACGTCTCCGAGAAGAAGGCCGGACTCACGCCCGTCAAGCCCGTCTCGAAGTTCACCAAGGACGCCATCGCCGAGGCCCACGAGAGCTTCGGGCTGGCCACCGGCGACGTGGTGTACCTCCGGGACGCCTCGGGCGCGGGGCGCTCGACCGCCGAGCGACTCGCCGAGGTGGAGCCGAAAGTCGTCCTGACGGGCGACGGCGGCCTCTCGGACGTGGCCGACGAGGTCCTCTTCGAGAACGAGATTCCGGTCGGGCCGGCCGACGACGTGACGATTCAGGAGGTGGACGAGTTGGCCGTCACCCGCGAGCGAGAGGTCGAGACGGTCATCGAGGACTGGGAGGCCCGCGCCGAGGAACGCCGGAAGGAGCAGAAGGCCGAGCAACTCGATAGGCTCATCAGCGAACACCGGGCCGACAGGAAGTACGACTCGCGGTCGGAGGCCAGCGGGCAGAGTCCGTAG
- the rnz gene encoding ribonuclease Z: protein MSMRVTFLGTGGAVPTTERNPSSVLVNREGDRLLFDAGEGTQRQMMRFGTGFTVSDIFVTHLHGDHVLGIPGLIQTLDFNDREEALTVYTPSGTEEDIDQLVHAADNRPSFPVNVYGVGPSEAAVRRDDYEVRTFRTDHDTNSLGYALIEDDRKGRFDREKAEELGVPVGPKFSRLHEGNPVELDDGTVIEPDRVVGDPRPGRRFVYTGDTRPSATVAEVADDADLLVHDATFADDRADRAADTAHSTARQAAEIAGRADVERLALTHISSRYAGDVSAHLEEAREVFDGEAFVPDDGETIDVPYPDE from the coding sequence ATGTCGATGCGCGTTACCTTTCTCGGAACCGGCGGGGCAGTGCCGACTACAGAGCGAAACCCGAGTTCGGTGCTGGTCAACCGGGAGGGCGACCGGTTGCTGTTCGACGCCGGCGAGGGGACCCAACGCCAGATGATGCGCTTCGGCACCGGGTTCACCGTCTCGGACATCTTCGTTACGCACCTCCACGGCGACCACGTACTGGGGATTCCCGGACTGATACAGACGCTCGACTTCAACGACCGCGAGGAGGCGCTGACCGTCTACACCCCGTCCGGAACCGAGGAGGACATCGACCAACTCGTCCACGCCGCCGACAACCGCCCGTCGTTCCCGGTCAACGTCTACGGCGTCGGTCCCAGCGAGGCCGCGGTCCGGCGCGACGACTACGAGGTCCGGACGTTCCGGACCGACCACGACACCAACTCGCTGGGCTACGCGCTGATAGAGGACGACCGCAAAGGCCGGTTCGACCGGGAGAAGGCCGAGGAACTGGGCGTCCCGGTCGGCCCGAAGTTCTCGCGACTCCACGAGGGCAACCCGGTCGAACTGGACGACGGGACCGTCATCGAACCCGACCGAGTGGTCGGCGACCCGCGGCCCGGCCGCCGGTTCGTCTACACCGGCGACACGCGGCCGAGCGCGACGGTCGCGGAAGTCGCCGACGACGCCGACCTGCTGGTCCACGACGCGACCTTCGCCGACGACCGCGCCGACCGCGCCGCCGACACCGCTCACTCGACCGCGCGACAGGCCGCCGAAATCGCCGGCCGCGCCGACGTCGAGCGCCTCGCGCTGACTCACATCTCCTCGCGGTACGCGGGCGACGTGTCGGCCCACCTCGAAGAGGCCCGCGAGGTCTTCGACGGCGAAGCGTTCGTCCCCGACGACGGCGAGACCATCGACGTTCCGTATCCGGACGAGTAG
- a CDS encoding DUF7282 domain-containing protein: MTRDTKTLSAVFMAVLLVLASGTAVSLAVTSSPTDAGTNAVGVQETTTAADGEANITINEQESSGEQIVVESATLPEGGFIAIHDSSVAEAPLSSVLGNSVYLEAGTHENVTITLARPITESQTLVAMPHLDTNNNEVYDFVLSTGELDGPYTTDGQVLIDQANVTVAQETTTTTEEVEETTTTEEAVEETTTTTTEEEVEETTTTEEAVEETTTTTTEEEVEETTTTTEEEVIEETTTEEVVGETTTTGETPADMQRFVFKIEQMQIDRWSFVVGDEETPDRTQRVGNLTISDRRVTINLSKLLRQGAMAQQQAGPMTTVSPEQAEEIIEENLSKDLQTVRYVITDVSIENVTFVVTAPEDIEMPEPPMTTTTAEPEETTTTEEVEETTTTEEEVEETTTTEDVVEETTTTEEVEETTTTEEIEETTTTEEVEETTTTEEVEETTTTEEVEETTTTEEVEETTTTEDVVEETTTTAEDGDVTAAELSSFEVSGLDAPDSATTGDTITVSATVSNPNDQQATQEVAFRLEGTVIARQNVTLDAGEQTTVEFEIDTEGVPARQYIHGVYTRNFGELGVIVLEDSSQATTTAAAGNETTTSAA; this comes from the coding sequence ATGACACGTGATACAAAGACACTTAGCGCCGTCTTCATGGCGGTGTTGCTGGTTCTGGCGAGCGGAACGGCCGTATCGCTCGCCGTGACGAGTAGTCCGACAGATGCGGGAACGAACGCCGTGGGGGTTCAAGAGACGACCACTGCCGCCGACGGCGAAGCGAACATAACGATAAACGAGCAGGAATCTAGCGGCGAACAGATCGTCGTGGAGTCGGCGACCCTGCCGGAGGGCGGGTTCATCGCCATCCACGACTCGTCGGTCGCCGAGGCACCGCTGTCGAGCGTCCTCGGTAACTCGGTGTACCTCGAAGCGGGCACTCACGAGAACGTGACTATCACGCTCGCCCGGCCCATCACCGAGAGCCAGACGCTCGTCGCCATGCCGCACCTCGACACGAACAACAACGAGGTCTACGACTTCGTCCTCTCGACCGGCGAACTCGACGGTCCCTACACCACGGACGGGCAGGTCCTCATCGACCAAGCCAACGTGACGGTCGCACAGGAGACGACCACGACCACCGAGGAAGTCGAGGAGACGACTACGACTGAGGAGGCGGTCGAGGAGACGACTACGACCACGACCGAAGAGGAAGTCGAAGAGACCACGACCACCGAGGAAGCGGTCGAGGAGACGACTACGACCACGACCGAAGAGGAAGTCGAAGAGACCACGACGACTACCGAAGAAGAAGTGATCGAAGAGACCACCACCGAGGAAGTGGTCGGCGAGACGACCACGACCGGGGAAACGCCCGCTGACATGCAGCGGTTCGTCTTCAAGATCGAGCAGATGCAGATCGACCGCTGGTCCTTCGTCGTCGGTGACGAAGAGACGCCCGACCGCACTCAGCGAGTCGGCAACCTCACCATCTCCGACCGCCGCGTCACCATCAACCTGAGCAAACTGCTCCGTCAGGGCGCGATGGCCCAGCAGCAGGCCGGTCCGATGACGACCGTGAGTCCGGAGCAGGCCGAGGAGATAATCGAGGAGAACCTCTCGAAGGACCTCCAGACCGTCCGGTACGTCATCACCGACGTTAGCATCGAGAACGTGACGTTCGTCGTCACGGCTCCCGAGGACATCGAGATGCCCGAGCCGCCGATGACGACCACGACGGCGGAACCCGAAGAGACGACCACGACCGAAGAAGTCGAGGAAACCACCACGACTGAGGAAGAGGTCGAGGAGACGACGACCACCGAAGACGTGGTGGAAGAGACGACCACGACCGAGGAGGTCGAAGAGACCACCACGACTGAAGAAATTGAGGAAACCACCACGACTGAAGAAGTCGAGGAGACCACCACGACTGAAGAAGTCGAGGAGACCACCACGACTGAAGAAGTCGAGGAGACCACCACGACTGAAGAAGTCGAAGAGACCACGACCACCGAAGACGTGGTCGAGGAGACCACCACGACGGCTGAGGACGGCGACGTGACGGCGGCCGAACTCAGTTCCTTCGAGGTCTCGGGACTCGACGCGCCCGACAGCGCGACCACCGGTGACACCATCACGGTGAGCGCCACGGTCAGCAACCCCAACGACCAGCAGGCGACCCAAGAGGTCGCCTTCCGGCTGGAGGGGACGGTCATCGCTCGCCAGAACGTCACGCTCGACGCGGGCGAGCAGACCACCGTCGAGTTCGAGATAGACACCGAAGGCGTGCCGGCGCGCCAGTACATCCACGGCGTGTACACCCGCAACTTCGGCGAACTCGGAGTCATCGTGCTGGAGGATTCGAGCCAAGCGACGACTACCGCCGCCGCCGGTAACGAGACCACCACCTCCGCCGCGTAG
- a CDS encoding DUF4382 domain-containing protein codes for MLLLAGCVGGQGGTATPTTNGETTLAETTPGETTTDETTASGGGATDASAVNFYLSDERNAMGDFEHLNVTVTRVGMKRADGSWTNHDVANRTVDLTTLPGANATRLGTFDVANGTYDTVFVHVAEVNGTLTTGEEVRVKLPSEKLQIHQSFTVGANESVDYVFDISVFEAGKSGKYILKPVISESGTDKKIESVDDGDEKGDERDEKGGEDENKTKENDETALNATLLGNVTRGENVAVSVTQNGSAVANATVAVNGERVGETAADGNLTFAVPDADELEVEVETENGSAKLSVEFEEKNDGNNGKQGNGKQGNGGK; via the coding sequence ATGCTACTCCTCGCCGGTTGTGTCGGCGGGCAGGGTGGAACGGCAACGCCCACGACGAACGGCGAAACCACGCTCGCCGAAACCACACCCGGCGAGACCACGACCGACGAAACGACCGCGAGCGGCGGCGGCGCTACCGACGCCAGTGCAGTGAACTTCTACCTGAGCGACGAGCGCAACGCTATGGGCGACTTCGAACACCTGAACGTCACCGTCACTCGGGTCGGGATGAAGCGCGCCGACGGCAGCTGGACGAACCACGACGTCGCCAATCGCACCGTGGACCTGACCACGCTTCCGGGCGCGAACGCGACCCGACTCGGTACCTTCGACGTGGCCAACGGCACCTACGACACCGTCTTCGTCCACGTCGCCGAGGTCAACGGGACGCTGACGACCGGCGAGGAGGTCCGGGTCAAACTCCCGAGCGAGAAGCTCCAGATTCACCAGTCGTTCACGGTCGGCGCGAACGAGTCGGTCGATTACGTCTTCGACATCTCCGTGTTCGAAGCGGGCAAGAGCGGGAAGTACATCCTCAAACCCGTCATCAGCGAGTCGGGGACCGACAAGAAAATCGAATCGGTCGATGACGGGGACGAGAAGGGCGACGAACGCGACGAGAAGGGCGGCGAGGACGAAAACAAAACCAAAGAGAACGACGAGACGGCGCTGAACGCGACGCTCCTCGGCAACGTCACGCGCGGCGAGAACGTCGCCGTCTCGGTCACGCAGAACGGAAGCGCCGTGGCGAACGCCACGGTCGCGGTGAACGGCGAGCGCGTCGGCGAGACGGCGGCCGACGGGAACCTCACGTTCGCGGTGCCCGACGCCGACGAACTCGAAGTCGAAGTCGAGACCGAGAACGGGTCGGCCAAACTGAGCGTCGAGTTCGAGGAGAAGAACGACGGGAATAACGGAAAGCAGGGCAACGGAAAGCAAGGCAACGGCGGGAAATAA
- a CDS encoding AAA family ATPase: protein MDAPLWTERYAPDLADLPQAEVRDYLQKAVEEPINLVIHGPAGAGKTAAVRALAREAHADPDNDLVEINVADFFGMTKKEIANDPRFASFIDSKRRRNSSKADLINHVLKESASYSPVSGTYKTVVLDNAEAIREDFQQALRRVMERHHEATQFVITTRQPTKLIPPIKSRCFPVAMRAPSVEEIVSVLEGIVEAEGVEYDENGLEYVAGYASGDLRKAILGAQTTAQQEGEVTMNAAYEVLGDVGVAAEIESMLDAAEAGEFSDARKTLDDLLIDEGFSGEEVLREILDVAHSGRYSGDELAELTRLAGEIDADLAEGANDRVHIGHLLAELGATHA, encoded by the coding sequence ATGGACGCGCCGCTGTGGACCGAACGCTACGCCCCCGACCTCGCCGACCTTCCTCAGGCGGAGGTCCGCGACTACCTCCAGAAGGCCGTCGAGGAACCCATCAACCTCGTCATCCACGGCCCGGCCGGAGCGGGCAAGACCGCGGCAGTGCGGGCGCTGGCCCGCGAAGCCCACGCCGACCCGGACAACGACCTCGTGGAGATAAACGTCGCGGACTTCTTCGGGATGACGAAAAAGGAGATAGCCAACGACCCGCGCTTCGCGTCGTTCATCGACAGCAAGCGCCGCCGCAACTCCTCGAAGGCCGACCTCATCAACCACGTCCTCAAGGAATCGGCGAGCTACTCGCCGGTCTCGGGGACGTACAAGACCGTCGTGCTGGACAACGCCGAGGCCATCCGCGAGGACTTCCAGCAGGCGCTGCGCCGGGTGATGGAGCGCCACCACGAGGCGACCCAGTTCGTCATCACGACGCGCCAGCCGACCAAACTCATCCCGCCCATCAAATCGCGCTGTTTCCCGGTGGCGATGCGCGCGCCCTCGGTCGAGGAAATCGTCAGTGTACTGGAGGGCATCGTGGAGGCCGAGGGTGTCGAGTACGACGAGAACGGTCTCGAATACGTCGCGGGGTACGCCAGCGGCGACCTCCGGAAGGCCATCCTGGGCGCCCAGACCACCGCCCAGCAGGAGGGCGAGGTCACGATGAACGCCGCCTACGAGGTGCTGGGCGACGTGGGCGTCGCGGCCGAAATCGAATCGATGCTCGACGCCGCCGAGGCGGGCGAGTTCTCCGACGCTCGCAAGACCTTGGACGACCTGCTCATCGACGAGGGATTCAGCGGCGAGGAAGTCCTCCGGGAGATTCTGGACGTGGCTCACTCCGGGCGGTACTCCGGCGACGAACTCGCCGAACTGACCCGTCTCGCGGGCGAGATAGACGCTGACCTCGCCGAGGGCGCGAACGACCGCGTCCACATCGGCCACCTGCTTGCGGAACTCGGTGCGACGCACGCGTAG
- a CDS encoding bifunctional metallophosphatase/5'-nucleotidase → MRQSASLLLILCLVVAGAVPPAAASGSSTHGQTGTAAPAPTAAQAPTNNSTTVTIMSYNDVQTAAAENGTLPRMVTLLNQRRAAHDNPTVVVGGGDEVSPHALSPLSQWRVPVKALNVIDPAAEVVGNHDLDYGFDAVANFSNASEFPWLMANIVDSETGEPIPGTKPYTVVERQGVKVGIVGVADEKIKSKTAVDFAEQGYELKNYSDTASKYATMLKEEKNVDVVVVSAHLGVPVAKNLANTTENVDAIVVGDDEIEYPPAETGGAVIMEAEARAEHVAELNLTVENGNVTEWNGRLLDVTKNVSKNETVSNIITNARKEELSRVAGKTEVELDSRFASNYHDETALGNMIGDSFRAQTGADVAITNAGGIRSNSIYGPGNLTVGDVYNMLPFQNTLVTVELTGEQLEQLLASQIVTLESEEGQQYGAEAKLQVSGVTYEWVGHNGTDDPVRDVWVNGEPLDGDATYNVTVNSYMAGWDDSVLSNATVTSESHMLYGTALLKYVQRNSPVSPTDENRIRRVDAEVETQSVSVSDGTATVELAAPNGTQNVSDFYATTGNASDHLAAESASLSNGTVTVAFDVADLRKLSAGGTVQIYGGYNTSAYERVYFADSVLNAEVSASDVGAETTTTATTTTETETRTETTTSGDETTDTTAETTEKAVSDETETATTGGTSGGVPGFTPATAVVALVAAALLAHRRD, encoded by the coding sequence ATGCGTCAATCCGCATCGCTGCTACTGATTCTCTGCCTCGTCGTCGCGGGCGCGGTACCGCCCGCCGCGGCGAGCGGCTCCAGCACGCACGGCCAGACGGGGACCGCTGCGCCCGCACCGACCGCGGCGCAGGCCCCGACGAATAACTCGACGACCGTCACCATCATGTCGTACAACGACGTACAGACCGCGGCCGCCGAGAACGGCACGCTGCCGCGGATGGTCACGCTCCTCAACCAGCGTCGCGCCGCCCACGACAACCCGACCGTCGTGGTCGGCGGCGGCGACGAGGTCAGTCCCCACGCGCTCTCGCCGCTCAGTCAGTGGCGAGTGCCGGTGAAGGCCCTGAACGTCATCGACCCGGCCGCCGAGGTCGTCGGTAACCACGACCTCGACTACGGGTTCGACGCCGTGGCGAACTTCAGCAACGCCTCGGAGTTCCCGTGGCTGATGGCCAATATCGTGGACTCGGAGACCGGCGAGCCGATTCCGGGCACCAAGCCCTACACCGTCGTGGAGCGACAGGGCGTGAAGGTCGGCATCGTCGGCGTGGCCGACGAGAAGATCAAGTCCAAGACCGCGGTGGACTTCGCCGAGCAGGGCTACGAACTCAAGAACTACTCGGACACCGCGAGCAAGTACGCCACGATGCTCAAAGAGGAGAAGAACGTCGACGTGGTGGTCGTCTCGGCTCACCTCGGCGTTCCTGTGGCGAAGAACCTCGCTAACACCACCGAGAACGTCGATGCCATCGTCGTCGGCGACGACGAAATCGAGTATCCGCCCGCGGAGACCGGCGGCGCGGTCATCATGGAGGCCGAGGCCCGCGCGGAACACGTCGCGGAACTCAACCTGACCGTCGAGAACGGCAACGTGACCGAGTGGAACGGCCGCCTCCTCGACGTGACGAAGAACGTCTCGAAGAACGAGACGGTCTCGAACATCATCACGAACGCTCGCAAGGAGGAGCTATCGAGGGTCGCCGGGAAGACGGAAGTCGAACTCGACTCCCGGTTCGCCTCGAACTACCACGACGAGACCGCGCTCGGTAACATGATCGGCGACTCCTTCCGCGCCCAGACCGGTGCCGATGTCGCCATCACGAACGCGGGCGGTATCCGCTCGAACAGCATCTACGGTCCCGGCAACCTCACGGTCGGCGACGTGTACAACATGCTCCCCTTCCAGAACACGCTCGTCACCGTCGAACTGACCGGCGAGCAACTGGAGCAACTTCTCGCCAGCCAAATCGTCACCCTCGAAAGCGAGGAGGGCCAGCAGTACGGCGCAGAGGCGAAGCTACAGGTCAGCGGCGTCACCTACGAGTGGGTCGGCCACAACGGCACCGACGACCCGGTTCGAGACGTCTGGGTCAACGGCGAACCCCTCGACGGCGACGCGACCTACAACGTCACCGTCAACTCCTATATGGCCGGCTGGGACGACTCGGTGTTGTCGAACGCCACCGTGACCAGCGAGTCCCACATGCTCTACGGGACGGCCCTGCTGAAGTACGTCCAGCGGAACAGTCCGGTCTCGCCGACCGACGAGAACCGCATCCGGCGCGTGGACGCGGAAGTCGAAACGCAGTCCGTCAGCGTGAGCGACGGGACCGCGACGGTCGAACTCGCCGCGCCCAACGGAACGCAGAACGTGAGCGACTTCTACGCGACCACCGGAAACGCGAGCGACCACCTCGCGGCCGAGTCGGCCTCGCTGTCGAACGGCACCGTGACGGTCGCGTTCGACGTCGCCGACCTCCGTAAACTCTCGGCGGGCGGGACCGTCCAGATTTACGGCGGTTACAACACCTCCGCCTACGAGCGCGTCTACTTCGCGGACTCGGTGCTGAACGCCGAAGTGTCGGCCAGCGACGTCGGAGCCGAGACCACGACGACAGCGACCACCACGACCGAAACCGAGACTCGGACCGAGACCACGACGTCCGGCGACGAGACGACCGATACCACCGCCGAGACGACCGAGAAGGCGGTCAGTGACGAGACCGAGACCGCGACCACGGGTGGGACCTCCGGCGGTGTCCCCGGCTTCACTCCGGCCACCGCGGTCGTCGCGCTCGTCGCGGCCGCGCTCCTCGCGCACCGCCGCGACTGA
- a CDS encoding DUF7470 family protein — MLDKLGAKGIVGVLLLLGGIAVIALQNLIIAAGIGLVVLGFVLTAWGLVSGLMASFGLGGMMGGGGGGGFQ, encoded by the coding sequence ATGCTCGACAAACTCGGAGCGAAAGGCATCGTCGGGGTGTTGCTCCTGCTCGGAGGCATCGCGGTCATCGCCCTTCAGAACTTGATCATCGCGGCCGGTATCGGTCTCGTCGTCCTCGGGTTCGTCCTGACGGCGTGGGGTCTCGTCTCGGGTCTCATGGCGAGTTTCGGTCTCGGCGGCATGATGGGCGGCGGCGGTGGCGGCGGCTTCCAATAG